In the genome of Nicoliella spurrieriana, the window TCCGGATGCTGGTTAGTCAACGGGTGGTTGTTTGCATCGCCACTCGCCATTGCGATCACCATGTCATTGGTCGACATGCAGCCATCCACTGTAATTTGGTTGAACGAATTAACGATCTTAGCACTTAGGATGGCTTGGAGGGTGGCACCATCAATGTTAGCATCCGTTGAGATAAAGCTAAGCGTGGTCCCCATGTTAGGGTGGATCATCCCCGAGCCCTTAGCAAATCCGGTAACGGTTACCAACTGGCCATCAATTGTCGTTTCAACACAAATCTTTTTGGATGTCGTATCGGTGGTGATGATGGCTTCGGGGGCTGCGGTGCTGTCCGATAGGCTGAGCTGGTTTAAACCATTTTCGAAGACGTCCATTTCGAGTTGCTTCCCAATGATACCGGTCGAAGCGACCCCGATTAAATTAGGATCGATGCCCAGTTTTTGCCCCACCATTTCGGTTTCACGATGGACGTTTTGAATTCCCTCGTCACCAGTAAATGAATTTGCATTGCCGCTGTTGACCACAACTGCTTGGAGCTGGTGGGTTTGATCAATGGTGTGCTTAGTCACTTGGACTGGGGCAGCTTGAAACTGGTTTTTAGTGTAGACCCCAGCAGCAGCGCAGGGGTGGTTAGCCGCTAGCCAACACATGTCTAATTGACCGGATGACTTGAAGCCAGCGTGGACGGCGCCGGATTGAAAGCCCTTGGGCCATTTAAAATCAATGATATTCATGGTAAATCCTCCTATGGTAAGACCGGGGTTAATTTCAATCCGTAGTCGGCATCGTATGCAAAGAGCAGGTTGAAGTTTTGAATTGCTTGTCCGGCAGCGCCCTTGATCATATTATCAATGACACTATCGACTAATAGATACTTAGTGACGGGGTTATAACTGAGGCCGATGTGGCATTCGTTAGTCCCAACCACTTCCTTGACCGTTGGTAATGAATCGTCAGCCACCTTTACGAATGGGTGGTCCTTGTATACCTTTGCGAATTGGTCCTTAAGCATCGCTTCGGTAACGCCATCCTTGACCTTAACATAAATCGAACTCATGATGCCGCGGTTAAACGGAACTAAGGTGGTCATAAACTGGATGTGGTCGACTTTAGGGTTCCATTGTTTTAGCATCGCCATGATTTCTGGGATGTGCTTATGCTCGTTTGGCTTGTAAATTTGGAGGTTGTCGTTTGCCTGAACGAAGTGACTGGAATCACTTAGCTTTTTCCCGGCACCGGATAGTCCCGACTTAGCATCAATGACGATGTTATCCAAATCGATGGAATCATTCATCATCAATGGGGCGAGGCCTAATAAAACGGAAGTGGCGTAACAACCCGGGTTGGCGACGTAGTTTTTACCAGGGTTAGTGGTTAAATCAGCTAATCCATAGTAAGCTTGCTCTAATTCAGCCTGTGGAGCAGTGGGTTGGTGGTACCATTTTTCGTATTCTTTCGGATCCTTTAATCGAAAATCACCAGACAGGTCGATCACGGGGAAGTCAGCATCGATGAACGGCTTTGCGAGCTTGCTCGTCACCCCAGCGGGGGTTGCGAAGAATACGGCATCATTTTCATCGATGATGGTCTGACTATCGTATGGCTTAACGGCCTTTGAGTAGTATGTGTATTGAGGAGCCAGGGTCTTCAACGGCACGGCTTCCTTAATATCGTGTTGGTAGATGTTGATTTTAATAATTCCGGGATGCTTTTGTAAGAGTCCGAAAAGGACCATGCCGGCGTAACCGGTGATTCCAATAATTGCAACGTTCATGTTAAAACGACCTTTCGATTAAAGATGGGGAATGTACATATTACCTAATGTAGCGGCGATCATTGCTTTGATGCCGTGTTTTCTATTTTCAGCTTCGTCAAATTGGCGGGCGTACTTACTGTTGAACACTTCGTCGGTAATTTCTAGTTCACTGAGGTGGTATTTTGCATACACTTCTTGGCCCACTTCGGTGTTTAAATCGTGGTAGGCTGGTAGACAGTGCATTACGATTAGCTTGCCGTCGAGGTTACCAGTCATTTCAAGGGCTTTCATGTTCACTTGGTATGGCGTCAATAGGTCGATTCGTTCCTGCCAGTTATCCTCACCCATTGAGACCCACACGTCAGTGGTAACCACGTTTGCGCCTTTTAGACCGCTTGCTAAGTCGGCAGTGATTTCAATCTTAGCGCCACTTTGCTTAGCGTAGTCCTTTGCGATGTTTACAACATCATCAGCTGGATCTAATTCGTCCGGACTAACGATGGCAACGTCGATGCCGACCATTGCACAACCAACTAGTAGGCTGTGGGCCACGTTGTTACGTCCGTCACCCAGGTAGGCAATCTTGACACCATCGAAGGAACCAAAGTTTTCCTTAATTGTGATTAGATCAGGAATCGTTTGGGTCGGGTGCCATTCATCGGTTAAGCCGTTCCAAACTGGCACGCCGGAGTACTTAGCCAACGTTTCAACGTCTGATTGCTTGTAACCACGGAATTCGATTCCGTCATACATACTACCCAAGACCTTGGCGGTGTCTGCGACTGATTCCTTGTGGGAAAGGTGAATATCATTCTTACCCAAGAAGACGGGATTGGCACCCAGTTCGAAGGCAGCGGTCGTAAATGCTGATCGAGTTCTGGTTGAATTTTTTTCAAAAATTAATGCGAGGTTTTTGCCCGCTAAGTATTTAGTGTAGTTATTTTGCTTGGCTTCTGCCTTTAAGTGTAGGCCGAAGTCAACTAAGTATTTCATTTCATTTGGGGTTAGATCGGTTTCAGCAAGGATGCTCTTGCCGTGGAATTGATTTGAGAAGAAGTTAAATTGACTTTGCATATTGGTTCCTCCAATTAATTATATTCAATTAATTTGAATATAATGTTCTTTACGTGAATTTATATTCATTATACTAACACCATTTTGGTTTTTATTCAACTGATTTTTGCATTTTTATTCGATTAATTTTAAAAATATGTATATATATGCTGATTATGCATGAATATTTGGCTAAATATTAATGAAAATTGAATAATCAGTTAAATAGGCAAATTAATTGCCGCTGACTTAAAATAAGCGTAATGTATTTTTGAGGTGAAGAACATGAATATTTTAGTCGCAATTGCAAACGATAATTTTAACCCAGCGCAATTAAAGCAGGCGTTCAATGCGAACCCGGCATTAAAAAACGATCACGTTTACTATGATTTTGAACATCCCGATTTTGATCCTGATCAAATTGACGTCATGATTGGCTATAATCAAAAATTATTGAATCAAATGCTCGATAGTGATTCGGCCCGTTTAAAATGGGTGCAGGCGCTATCAGCGGGGGTTGATTACTATCCACTAGCTAAATTGCAATCTAAGCACGTGATTTTAACGACTGTAAATGGAATCCATGCCGAACCGATTGCTGAATCAGCAGTGGGAATGATCTTAGGACAGTACCGCTTCCTAGTTGAATCGGCCCGTAAGCAGGGGTGGGTAAAACCCACGCACGATTTAAAGATGATTAAGGATAAGCATGCGGTAATCTTTGGCACTGGGCATATCGGTCGCCGGATTGCCGAACT includes:
- the argF gene encoding ornithine carbamoyltransferase — translated: MQSQFNFFSNQFHGKSILAETDLTPNEMKYLVDFGLHLKAEAKQNNYTKYLAGKNLALIFEKNSTRTRSAFTTAAFELGANPVFLGKNDIHLSHKESVADTAKVLGSMYDGIEFRGYKQSDVETLAKYSGVPVWNGLTDEWHPTQTIPDLITIKENFGSFDGVKIAYLGDGRNNVAHSLLVGCAMVGIDVAIVSPDELDPADDVVNIAKDYAKQSGAKIEITADLASGLKGANVVTTDVWVSMGEDNWQERIDLLTPYQVNMKALEMTGNLDGKLIVMHCLPAYHDLNTEVGQEVYAKYHLSELEITDEVFNSKYARQFDEAENRKHGIKAMIAATLGNMYIPHL
- the argC gene encoding N-acetyl-gamma-glutamyl-phosphate reductase — protein: MNVAIIGITGYAGMVLFGLLQKHPGIIKINIYQHDIKEAVPLKTLAPQYTYYSKAVKPYDSQTIIDENDAVFFATPAGVTSKLAKPFIDADFPVIDLSGDFRLKDPKEYEKWYHQPTAPQAELEQAYYGLADLTTNPGKNYVANPGCYATSVLLGLAPLMMNDSIDLDNIVIDAKSGLSGAGKKLSDSSHFVQANDNLQIYKPNEHKHIPEIMAMLKQWNPKVDHIQFMTTLVPFNRGIMSSIYVKVKDGVTEAMLKDQFAKVYKDHPFVKVADDSLPTVKEVVGTNECHIGLSYNPVTKYLLVDSVIDNMIKGAAGQAIQNFNLLFAYDADYGLKLTPVLP
- a CDS encoding NAD(P)-dependent oxidoreductase; the encoded protein is MNILVAIANDNFNPAQLKQAFNANPALKNDHVYYDFEHPDFDPDQIDVMIGYNQKLLNQMLDSDSARLKWVQALSAGVDYYPLAKLQSKHVILTTVNGIHAEPIAESAVGMILGQYRFLVESARKQGWVKPTHDLKMIKDKHAVIFGTGHIGRRIAELLTAFGAKVVGVNHSGASRHWLY
- the argJ gene encoding bifunctional glutamate N-acetyltransferase/amino-acid acetyltransferase ArgJ, with the translated sequence MNIIDFKWPKGFQSGAVHAGFKSSGQLDMCWLAANHPCAAAGVYTKNQFQAAPVQVTKHTIDQTHQLQAVVVNSGNANSFTGDEGIQNVHRETEMVGQKLGIDPNLIGVASTGIIGKQLEMDVFENGLNQLSLSDSTAAPEAIITTDTTSKKICVETTIDGQLVTVTGFAKGSGMIHPNMGTTLSFISTDANIDGATLQAILSAKIVNSFNQITVDGCMSTNDMVIAMASGDANNHPLTNQHPEFAEFVAAFDHVLTGLAKMVASDGEGASKLIEADVFHAASQVDANHVAKAIVGSNLIKAMIFGEDANWGRIVQALGQTEAKISLDHLAISIENTAIIKDSQIQTFDMDALRKQLASDNINITVDLAAGDYSGVAWGCDLTYKYVEINAAYEE